A region from the Variovorax sp. RKNM96 genome encodes:
- a CDS encoding phospholipase D family protein, which yields MHKLIALLIPALRAPVLLLIALVLTGCAGLPPRTPEPPSQAIAISPATALGRAAISLNTPPDGLSSLRPLIEASYALDARLELMRRAQSSLDVQTYQLGNDKTGRLLLRELRDAARRGVRVRLLLDDFYTAGMDRLLLGLAAEPNAEVRLFNPFVNMRDHSSGRWLEFFGDFRRLNHRMHNKLFVVDGAMVIAGGRNLADEYFLRSESANFIDFEVLMAGPVVPESAAIFETYWNSDVVYPLQRVAGTNRTPDELKSAFETDTSPRYAPPPDPLAATDLLGDPPLAVQLANIDEAKWMRAEAHATADSPNKALGVMAHPTESLAQRFHEMLATAQSNVVVISPYFIPGDEGMARIRMGRDHGINITVITNSLADSDEPLVNINYNRYRVDMLKLGVNLYEVSTQQLRRSGQFRDLLKKARGRLHAKLALVDRQWVLLGSMNLDPRSARLNTEFGVRVRSFDLTQALLFAYQLDDIEGVYRVVLKPDGQNVEWIGTGDVNNEVLDSEPDSSMLTRLQLLLFSWFVPTDQL from the coding sequence ATGCACAAGCTCATTGCCCTTCTGATTCCTGCGCTGCGCGCGCCGGTCCTGCTGCTGATCGCCCTGGTGCTCACGGGCTGCGCCGGACTCCCGCCGCGCACACCCGAGCCGCCGAGCCAGGCCATCGCGATCTCTCCCGCCACTGCGCTCGGCCGCGCGGCCATCAGCCTGAACACGCCGCCCGACGGGCTCTCCAGCCTGCGGCCGCTGATCGAGGCGTCCTACGCCCTCGACGCCCGGCTGGAGCTGATGCGGCGCGCCCAGTCCTCGCTCGACGTGCAGACCTACCAGCTGGGCAACGACAAGACCGGCCGGCTCCTGCTGCGGGAGCTGCGCGATGCGGCACGCCGCGGCGTGCGCGTGCGCCTGCTGCTCGACGACTTCTACACGGCGGGCATGGACCGCCTGCTGCTGGGCCTGGCCGCAGAGCCCAACGCCGAAGTGCGGCTCTTCAACCCGTTCGTGAACATGCGCGACCACTCGTCCGGGCGGTGGCTGGAGTTCTTCGGCGATTTCCGGCGGCTCAACCATCGCATGCACAACAAGCTGTTCGTGGTCGACGGCGCCATGGTCATCGCGGGTGGCCGCAACCTGGCCGACGAATACTTCCTGCGCAGCGAGAGCGCGAACTTCATCGACTTCGAAGTGCTCATGGCCGGCCCGGTGGTTCCGGAGTCGGCCGCCATCTTCGAGACCTACTGGAACAGCGACGTGGTCTACCCGCTGCAGCGGGTTGCGGGCACCAACCGCACACCGGACGAGCTCAAGTCCGCGTTCGAGACCGACACCTCCCCGCGCTACGCCCCGCCGCCCGACCCGCTGGCCGCCACCGACCTGCTCGGCGACCCGCCGCTGGCCGTGCAGCTCGCGAACATCGACGAGGCGAAATGGATGCGTGCGGAGGCACATGCCACCGCCGACAGCCCCAACAAGGCCCTGGGCGTCATGGCGCACCCGACCGAATCGCTGGCGCAGCGCTTCCACGAAATGCTGGCCACCGCCCAGTCGAACGTGGTGGTGATCTCGCCCTACTTCATCCCGGGCGACGAGGGCATGGCGCGCATCCGCATGGGACGCGACCACGGGATCAACATCACCGTCATCACCAATTCGCTCGCCGACAGCGACGAGCCGCTGGTCAACATCAACTACAACCGCTATCGCGTCGACATGCTCAAGCTGGGCGTGAATCTGTACGAGGTCAGCACCCAGCAGCTGCGGCGCAGCGGCCAGTTCCGCGACCTTCTCAAGAAGGCGCGGGGCCGGCTGCACGCCAAGCTGGCGCTGGTCGACCGCCAATGGGTGCTGCTCGGCTCCATGAACCTCGATCCGCGCTCTGCCCGGCTCAACACCGAGTTCGGTGTGCGCGTGCGCAGCTTCGACCTCACGCAGGCGCTGCTTTTCGCCTACCAGCTGGACGACATCGAGGGCGTCTACCGCGTGGTGCTCAAGCCTGACGGCCAGAACGTCGAATGGATCGGCACAGGCGACGTCAACAACGAGGTGCTCGACAGCGAGCCGGATTCGAGCATGCTGACCCGGCTGCAGCTGCTGCTCTTCTCATGGTTCGTGCCCACCGACCAGTTGTGA
- a CDS encoding LysR family transcriptional regulator has protein sequence MAFTLKDIDHFLAVAKVGHGAHLAQALDLTPSALTKSIHRVEFAFGLALFERNARGAHLTQAGLRFLEVAQRLSTGYADATRVVAQMRDRRAGFIRIGFSSAAQALQMSGTIAGLLDAHPGLKLSCRIELPHPLIVQGIRNGELDMGVTSSIASVPAGVRNTALGRDPLLPIVRSDHPLAPRQTLTLSDLQPYRWALASSSSAVGDALNALFESEGLSPPVVAIQSDQASEFALLLARHANLITLASRSLWNAASREGLCTLTVPQLRIVPSIRLLTRSGAHWTPLAKTFRDALAAGAQSMLAADQ, from the coding sequence ATGGCGTTCACGCTCAAGGACATCGACCACTTCCTGGCGGTTGCGAAAGTCGGGCATGGGGCCCACCTGGCGCAAGCCCTCGACCTCACGCCCTCTGCGCTGACGAAGTCGATTCACCGGGTCGAATTCGCCTTCGGACTTGCGCTTTTCGAACGCAATGCACGCGGGGCACACCTGACGCAGGCGGGGCTGCGCTTCCTCGAGGTCGCCCAGCGCCTGAGCACCGGCTACGCGGATGCCACGCGCGTTGTGGCGCAGATGCGGGATCGCCGCGCGGGGTTCATACGGATCGGATTCTCCAGCGCCGCCCAGGCGCTGCAGATGTCCGGGACGATCGCGGGACTGCTCGATGCGCATCCGGGCCTGAAGCTGTCGTGCCGGATCGAACTGCCGCATCCCCTGATCGTGCAGGGCATCCGCAATGGAGAACTGGACATGGGCGTCACCTCGAGCATCGCCTCCGTGCCGGCAGGCGTGAGGAACACGGCGCTCGGCCGCGATCCGCTGCTCCCCATCGTCCGCTCGGACCATCCGCTGGCCCCAAGGCAGACGCTGACGCTCTCGGACCTGCAGCCGTATCGCTGGGCTTTGGCCTCGTCGTCTTCCGCGGTCGGCGACGCATTGAACGCGCTGTTCGAAAGCGAGGGGCTTTCGCCGCCCGTCGTGGCGATTCAATCCGACCAGGCCTCGGAGTTCGCACTCCTGCTCGCGCGCCACGCCAACCTGATCACCCTCGCCTCGCGCTCGCTGTGGAATGCGGCGAGCCGCGAGGGCCTCTGCACGCTCACGGTCCCCCAGCTCAGGATCGTCCCGTCGATCCGACTCCTCACGCGCAGCGGCGCCCATTGGACGCCGCTGGCAAAGACTTTCAGGGATGCACTGGCCGCCGGCGCGCAGTCGATGCTGGCCGCGGACCAGTGA
- a CDS encoding winged helix-turn-helix domain-containing protein, protein METHEASVRSLDAVCRSFGRAEIPREPGTRIAVLEASDPDRDFVGDVIRTLGHGLAEFRRPADLLRALGAGDRFDIVLAAFDGDQDAALSGARSLRRVIGASTPMLLMMRPEQLRSAETFIMDPANDFIVLPCEECEVVARIAASLKAARSPDLLERLAFGRYLFDPRSRTVNFDEERVRLRPREFDLALFLFRNAGVVQSRDAIFKNIWSWSGIRPIGARMIDVHVAGIRRKLKLNFDAGIGVTLSTLYGLGYLLTLCDP, encoded by the coding sequence TTGGAAACGCATGAAGCGAGCGTCCGGTCCCTGGATGCGGTGTGCCGGTCCTTCGGCCGCGCCGAGATCCCGCGAGAGCCAGGCACGCGCATCGCCGTGCTCGAAGCGTCGGACCCGGACAGGGATTTCGTGGGCGATGTGATCCGAACGCTGGGGCACGGACTGGCGGAGTTCCGGCGCCCCGCGGACCTGTTGCGGGCGCTGGGCGCGGGCGACAGGTTCGACATCGTGCTGGCCGCATTCGACGGCGACCAGGACGCTGCGTTGTCCGGCGCGCGCAGCCTGCGGCGAGTCATCGGGGCTTCCACGCCGATGCTGCTGATGATGCGTCCCGAACAACTGCGAAGCGCGGAGACCTTCATCATGGATCCGGCGAACGATTTCATCGTGCTGCCCTGCGAGGAGTGCGAGGTCGTCGCGCGCATCGCCGCCTCGCTCAAAGCGGCGCGGTCGCCGGATCTTCTCGAGCGCCTCGCCTTCGGGCGCTATCTGTTCGATCCGCGATCCCGCACCGTGAATTTCGATGAGGAGCGTGTCCGGCTGAGGCCCCGGGAGTTCGATTTGGCGCTATTCCTTTTTCGGAACGCGGGTGTCGTGCAGTCGCGCGACGCGATCTTCAAGAACATCTGGTCCTGGAGCGGCATCCGGCCGATCGGTGCGCGAATGATCGACGTGCACGTCGCGGGCATCCGCAGGAAGCTCAAGCTCAACTTCGATGCCGGGATCGGCGTGACGCTTTCCACCCTCTACGGTCTTGGCTACCTGCTGACCCTCTGCGACCCATGA
- a CDS encoding TonB-dependent siderophore receptor: MKRTLVRRRAASVLVGCMAVYMQHQVLAQTAAQGSLPEVRVDANAEAETATSPVIGYRAKNAVTATKTDTPLSETPQSVTVVTRDQIVDQGATNLQDALNYAAGVRSDAYGLDSRTDSMRVRGATPDVYLDGLRQAYGYYTSTTRTDPYTLERLEVLRGPSGMLFGAGTAAGVVNMVSKRPLQEAQREVGVQFGSFGRKQIQADLTGPLNADGSLSYRLIAVQRKSDTQVDYVPDDRSLIAPSLTWRPNAATSLTLQGLWQKDKSGSSSQFLPWEGTLLPNPNGRLPGSRYIGEPGDFYNSERKTFGWLFEHKFNDDWTVRQNFRYAQNENANQYHYGAAFSGFDSWSSDPIFKRVLGRYFDNQLTLNRTQTLDNHVEGHFQTGALKHTLLVGADFARQRENVWSGTNVDTIDVYAPVYGHRDVPDATALPRTRQRQTGIYLQDQMKLDNWIFVAGLRHDRASSSAAGSDEQKSSATTKRFGLMYASPSGWSPYVSYSESFTPQSPRQGQIFTPLRGEQWEVGVKYEPKDRALAFSAAVYDLREKNQVVEEQPNVFSQRGLTKTKGVELEAKGSIGSNLDLIAHYNYTDADVQIEGLPKHQASVWAKYRFAIGGVSGFSAGAGVRAMSSFRDLQFGTGPRIPGVVLADLVFAYDTASWRYALNINNVTDKKYFSTCLSRGDCWYGSRRNIVASATYRF, translated from the coding sequence ATGAAGAGGACGTTGGTGCGGCGCAGAGCCGCTTCGGTGCTGGTGGGATGCATGGCCGTTTACATGCAGCACCAGGTCTTGGCCCAGACGGCAGCCCAGGGTTCGCTGCCGGAAGTGCGGGTCGATGCGAATGCCGAAGCCGAAACCGCGACCAGCCCCGTCATCGGCTACCGCGCGAAGAACGCTGTCACCGCTACCAAGACCGACACGCCGCTGTCGGAAACACCGCAGTCCGTGACCGTCGTGACGCGCGACCAGATCGTCGACCAGGGCGCGACCAACCTGCAGGACGCGCTCAACTACGCCGCCGGCGTGCGCTCCGATGCCTACGGCCTCGACTCGCGGACCGACTCGATGCGCGTTCGCGGCGCCACCCCCGACGTCTACCTCGACGGCCTGCGCCAGGCCTACGGCTACTACACCAGCACCACCCGCACCGACCCCTACACGCTGGAGCGGCTCGAAGTGCTGCGCGGCCCCTCGGGCATGCTGTTCGGTGCAGGTACCGCCGCGGGCGTGGTCAACATGGTCAGCAAGCGGCCGCTGCAGGAGGCCCAGCGCGAAGTGGGCGTGCAGTTCGGCAGCTTCGGCCGCAAGCAGATCCAGGCCGACCTGACCGGGCCGCTCAATGCCGACGGTTCGCTGTCGTACCGGCTGATCGCTGTGCAGCGCAAGTCGGACACCCAGGTCGACTACGTGCCCGACGACCGCAGCCTGATCGCCCCCTCGCTCACCTGGCGCCCCAACGCGGCGACCTCGCTCACGCTGCAGGGCCTGTGGCAAAAGGACAAGAGCGGCAGCAGCTCGCAGTTCCTGCCGTGGGAGGGCACCCTGCTGCCGAACCCCAACGGGCGCCTGCCGGGCAGTCGCTACATCGGCGAGCCGGGCGACTTCTACAACAGCGAGCGCAAGACCTTCGGCTGGCTGTTCGAGCACAAGTTCAACGACGACTGGACCGTGCGGCAGAACTTCCGCTACGCGCAGAACGAAAACGCCAACCAGTACCACTATGGCGCCGCGTTCAGCGGGTTCGACAGCTGGTCCAGCGATCCGATCTTCAAGCGCGTGCTGGGCCGCTACTTCGACAACCAGCTGACCCTCAACCGCACCCAGACGCTGGACAACCACGTCGAGGGCCATTTCCAGACCGGCGCCCTCAAGCACACGCTGCTGGTGGGTGCGGATTTCGCGCGCCAGCGCGAGAACGTCTGGAGCGGCACCAATGTCGACACCATCGACGTCTACGCGCCGGTGTATGGTCACCGCGACGTGCCCGATGCCACCGCGCTGCCGCGCACGCGCCAGCGCCAGACGGGCATCTACCTGCAGGACCAGATGAAGCTCGACAACTGGATCTTCGTGGCGGGCCTGCGTCACGACCGGGCTTCCTCCAGCGCCGCGGGCAGCGACGAGCAAAAGAGCAGCGCCACCACCAAGCGCTTTGGGCTGATGTACGCGTCGCCCTCGGGCTGGTCGCCGTATGTGAGCTACAGCGAGTCATTCACGCCGCAGTCGCCGCGCCAGGGGCAGATCTTCACGCCGCTGCGCGGCGAGCAGTGGGAAGTGGGCGTCAAGTACGAACCCAAGGATCGTGCCCTGGCCTTCAGCGCCGCGGTGTACGACCTGCGTGAGAAGAACCAGGTCGTCGAAGAGCAGCCGAACGTGTTCTCGCAGCGCGGCCTCACCAAGACCAAGGGCGTGGAACTGGAAGCCAAGGGCTCGATCGGTTCCAACCTCGACCTGATCGCGCACTACAACTACACCGATGCCGACGTACAGATCGAAGGCCTGCCCAAGCACCAGGCCAGCGTCTGGGCGAAGTACAGGTTCGCCATCGGCGGCGTGAGTGGCTTCTCGGCTGGCGCCGGCGTGCGGGCGATGAGCTCGTTCCGCGACCTCCAGTTCGGCACCGGTCCCCGCATTCCGGGCGTTGTGCTGGCCGACCTCGTGTTCGCCTACGACACTGCGAGCTGGCGCTATGCGCTCAACATCAACAACGTGACGGACAAGAAGTACTTCTCTACCTGCCTGTCGCGCGGTGACTGCTGGTACGGTTCGCGCCGCAACATCGTCGCGAGCGCCACCTACCGCTTCTAA